A stretch of DNA from Carya illinoinensis cultivar Pawnee chromosome 12, C.illinoinensisPawnee_v1, whole genome shotgun sequence:
CCAGGAGAAGATTGTATTACTGGTCATGCATGTGTTCAAGCGTTAGCCTAGACAAAATAAACAATTGTTCCATATCAATTTGCTATATGTGGTTGCTGAAATCAAAGACTATGGacaaatagaaaatagattGAGAAGTTTATGTATGTCAAAAAAGGAGTAAGCTTAGGAATTCTCAGGTGGTGTGAGTTTGTTACAGGTGGGAGCAATTGCACCTCAAAGCTTGGAGCATTTACTGCAAAGTATTCACGAATGCCTTTGGAGCACAGATTGGGCAACACGTAAGGCAGCAGCTGATGCGTTGAGTGCTTTGGCATTGCATTCAAGTGATTTGGTTTTGGATAAAGCGGCTTCCACCCTGACAGTGCTTGAGTCGTGCCATTTTGACAAGGTAGTTTTTCCATTCATATTTAGATtggatttggatgttgagatgatctGAGTTgatatgtgaataataatattgtgGATCACATTGAGATGTTTTTGAatgtaaataagttgagatatatgtttgaatgtatgGAATAGGTTGATATGAGTTTGACTTTTTTatgggaagttgaaaaagtagtagATCCCATTAATAACTCATcccaacaaccaaacacaacctaagCTTATGGAAGAGTTTAGACATACACTATTTTACAAAAGAGTGAATAGCTATGATCTGTGTTTGTTTGGACATTCAAGTTTCAACTCATGATTCCAACTTTCTATAATTCAAgctctatttatatattttgttcctCTCCTTTATTCCTAATTTATTGGAAGATGAAACCCCTAGatgttggctcaagtggtaaacgccttggtcttggtgTTATGCTCCCTCTAGGTCTAAGTTTTGAATAATCTTGGATGTAAACAATTTCTCAAGGCCATTGGATTGGGGGAACTTCCCATTGAATTACCCAAAATGtacttgcaggaaactccttATTGAGGGATTGTACACCCCTGGGATTAGTTGAGACTTTGTTCTcgacacctggtgccaataaaaaaaaatattggatgATGAATGTCTTCTTAATGGTTTGAACTCGGCATCCTTCCATATGAAAGGAACTGCTGAAGTTGTAGAAGTGAAAAACTACGCAAGTATGAATGTAAAAATACTTATGATTGGTTGGTAAAGATAATCATGATTAATTGGTTTTCAGATAAAGCCTGTTAGAGAGAGCATGGCAGAAGCATTGCAATTATGGAAAAAGATTTCTGGAAAAGGAGACGGTTCTCCAGATGACAAGACACCCTCTAGTGGTAGGCACTTCACCAATATTTTGTTCTTCAAAGTGACTTTTAATTGATGTATTCGCTTCTCTCACAGAATTGTTTTCCTTGTGCATGATATTTCAGACGATGAAAATCCTGAACTATctaatttttctgaaaaaaataatcTGAAAAATCCAAATCCTAGAGAGAGGGGATCAGAGCAACCAGCTAAGAATTCATCTAATGGTTCTTCCTCTTATCCAGATTCTGTTTCTAATGACAAAGGTGGTAGCATTGCAGAAAAAGCAGCTGTAATATTGAGGAAGAAAGCACCTGCACTTTCTGACAAAGAGTTAAACCTAGAATTCTTCCAGAAACTTGAAACAAGGGGTTCTGATGCTTTTCCAGTGGAAGTAGTTGTTCCTCGTAGATATCTCAATTCTACAAACTCAAACAACAGTGAAGAATCAGAGCCAAATGATACCAAATCAAGGGGAAGGTCAAGCCACACTGGAAATACCCAGTCTGGTGATTTCAATGGATCTTTCAATAATAAATATCGTAATATCGATACAGGAACTGCTTCTGTATGTTCTAAACAGCACAATCATGAAGACATTGCACGGAATAAGAGGCCCGAAGAGAGTGCAAATGGAAAAGACTCAAAAATGAGAGCTTTTGATGGTGATGATAGGATTGATGTAAATCAGAGGGAGTCATCTGGCAATCGTATAGGTTTCCCCAAAACTGATGGTCAATCTGAAGGATCCTTCATCAATAACAAAGGAAATTGGCTGGCAATCCAGAGGCAGCTATTACAGCTGGAGAGACAACAAGCTCATCTGATGAACATGCTGCAGGTATAATCCATTTAAGCATCAATTAAATGGTTCTTGCATGTGCTTTTCTGTTTGAGTGATGACTTTGTATCATGTAGGATTTCATGGGAGGCTCTCATGATAGCATGGTAACTTTAGAGAATAGAGTAAGGGGTCTTGAAAGAGTTGTTGAAGACATGGCACAGGATTTGTCTATATCCTCAGGTAGAAGAGGAGGTAATCTTGCAATGGGATTTGAAGGATCTTCTAATAGGTCTTTAGGAAAGTACATTGGTTTCCCTGAATACTCTAGTGCCAAATTTGGAAGGGGTGGTGATGGGCGTATTCCCTTTGGAGAAAGACTTTCCCAATTTGACGGAACTGCTTTGGGCATGAGAGGAAGGGGCCCTCCTTGGAGATCTGACATGTCCGATGCTTGGGATTTTCCTACATCTGGTACTTccagaaatgggcagattggcTCAAGGAGAGCTCTTGGTGGCAGTAGTATGGATTGCAGGTCACCAAAATTGGAACATGAGAATGATCAGTGTGGCAGCGGGAGAGCTTGGGATAAAGGAGCTGGCCCTGTTAGGCTTGGTGAGGGGCCTTCTGCAAGAAGTGTCTGGCAGGCTTCAAAGGATGAAGCTACCTTGGAAGCAATTCGGGTGGCTGGGGAGGACAGTGGAACTTCTCAGACGGCAAGAGTAGCCATCCCTGAATTGACTGCAGAAGCTTTGGGAGACAATAACATTGCCCATCACCGGGACCCAGTGTGGACTTCTTGGAGTAATGCAATGGATGCACTTCAAGTGGGTGATATAGATTCTGCCTATACTGAAGTTTTGTCTACAGGGGATGATCACTTGCTTGTAAAGCTAATGGACAGATCAGGTCCTGCGCTTGACCAACTCTCAAATGAAGTAGCAAGTGAGATCTTGCACGCTATTGGCCAATTTGTACAAGCGCAGAACCTTTTTGACTTTTGTTTGTCTTGGATTCAGCAGGTATGGCTTTTTTATAatcttcaaatcttcttcaagcAGCTTAATACGGGTAATCTGTCTTAGTTATTTGTATTCCGACTGCTagattaaagtttttttttttttttcaaaaacaaatagCAATGTATCATGTAATTGATGTTAACATTTTGGTCCTTTAGGTTCTAGATTAAGAAAAAAGGTCTGAAAAGATAAATTGTTAACATCCAACCAAGAAAGTTTTTCATTTATGCCCTCATAATACCACTCTGCAAAATTGAACCCTCAAGAAAAACGCTGCACTCTATACACATCcaaaattatttacaaaattcagcTTTCTTAATACTTGATGTACTCTTGTTAACTGTCTTTCTTAGCTTTGAACTAccttactatatactataatgcCGTACTATCTACAATAATGCTTTCCATGTGTGGCTAGAAATGCCTACTTaagttatgaaaaaaatatgccTACCCAAGTTGGTCTATTTTGCCTTTTGATTTCATTGTGCTTTATGTTCAGTTGGCGGAAATAGTATTGGAAAATGGACCCCATGTTTTTAGCATTCCCATGGAAGTGAAGAAGGAGCTTTTGTTGAATTTATATGAAGCTTCTACTACAATGGATCCACCTGAGGACTGGGAAGGTGCCATGCCTGAACAACTCTTGTTGCAGTTGGCATCAACCTGGGGAATTGATCTGCAGCAGCATGAGAAGTAGTCTCATGCTTACAGCCTTTTTCGGTACGATTCAGTGATTGAGTTTATACTTCATACACGTCATTCATGTATGTTGAATGGAATTTTGAGTAAACAGAAGATTCTGAACAAGTATGCAATCGAGCAATAAGGCAAGCAATTGAAGCTGGAATTGTAGGTTTTTCTTTGATTTATCTCACTAAAACCACGATGGTTGGGTAGTTTGATGCCTGTCGGGATCTCCCATCACTGTATAAAGCTTATTTGTTGCGATGATGCATCGGATAGGTACAACTGCAAGTGGTGTTTTGAGAGCCAGCCAGAGAGAACcgtgctttgtagtttggtctTGCCATTATTGTCGAAATTGATAAGTAAGCACCACAATTCTAACAAACAATTGACTCTCAAAGTTAGTATCGTAGTTTCAATGGTTAAAGTATGCAATAAACAAGAGTTGAATCGAAGTGCACATtagattttcatttctttagCAGAAACCCTGAATTTGCCACAAAGCACGATTCTCTCTGGCCCTACCCCATTCACAAGAATCGCAAGACCACCAAAGTTACAGCTACTTTTTACATTGTCAACCCCTCGTCAGACTGGAAATACTGCAACATCAAATTTGGCAGAAAATTTTACATTTGCCGTATATGATGAAGCGCGATTTCCAATGGAGAAAAAAACTTGGGAAGTCAGTAGCAAATACATCATTGGCAAAGAAAATGCTCAAGGTTGCTGGCACAGATCTTCATCAGACAACAGAACCTCGTACCATAATCCTGCCTCATTTGTTGCAATAGGCTACTTGGCAGAATACCAGTTTTGAGCACACTTCGCATCAACAGATAAGTCAACTTTAAGGATATTCTTGCCGTTGAAGGGTTTGGACATACACTCAACAACTATGGCCTCTGCGACCTCAGCTGTCTCTGTGGGTCCTTCCAAAATTACTTCGTCATGAACCTGCTTTCCAGTGTGATATCCGTGAGTTTTCAACAAAACACACATGTACTGAGATCAAATGGAATATCAAATATGGCAAAAGACCTTGAAATATATAGGTCGAAAATTAAGTTTGGACAGCCACGATTTTTCGTATAGGGTAACATTAGGAGAGCACCAGAAGTTGTACAGAGGTCGCATGGAGTATAGATTGGGGGGCCAAActtagtataaatataaaaacttcCCTTTGAAGGCTATACAATCTAAATGTAAATGAAGAGATCAAATTTAAGGCATGATATATTAACCTGTAAAAGCAGCTTCCACCCAAGCTCCTTCAATCGTGCATTTTTTGATATTTCTAGCATGGCACACATGGCAACATCAGCAGCACTACCCTGTTGCAACAACCGAAATCAGAAACACTGAGGGGACAATCacgcttttttctttcttcaggaaagaagagagagaaggggggggggggggggggggtagagGGATATCTAAATAACATTTGTTAAATATATCACtaaatacttatcaaaaaatatatatatatatatcactaaaTCCCAGAACTGAATTTTTTAACAGCTTGAGAAGAGGTTTGCATTTCCACCTAAATCCGGGGAATTTATGTTGCTTCTAACTGGTTAAATAATGTAAATTTGATAGCAAAGACGGAAGGATTGGAAAATGAGTTCAAAAAGTAATCAAGGCACAATTAGCAGTGGTTTTTTCCAGATCCAGAGTTTGTGCTGATATTATTGTGGTTTCATATCAAGATGATATTAGAGGTGGTATGTAGGAAGGAGAGATGAGCTTTATTAAATCACCAATGTAGACAGAGATAAGAGACAAGAAAATATGAGTGAGAAAGAAGGGAAGAACCTGCACTGGAGTATTGATAGCAGCTCGCTCAATGTGACCTTTCTGATAGGAGGTAGCACGGGCCATTGAAGGGAACCGGCGGGCACGTCCCAGTAGTGTGCATACAAACTGTTGATCACGGGCCTCTTGTTTACGCTTTTCTTGCCAGGTTAGCACTTCTTGTCTATCACTGTACCACAGATCAACAGTTTTCTTTGCTTCCTTAACAGAAACCTGAGAACAAAGATGAAAATCATTGCCTATGCAACCAAATCAGTAAGAATGCAAGTCCCTGGTAATCGTAGGTTCATACTAAAGGGTACCTTCCAATCTCGGGCAAGCCCCACCGGAGTCTTTCCATATGCAATGGAAAAGTTAAGCATTTTCGCTTTCCTTCTTTCAGAAGCAAAGGCATCCTGAAaccattttaaagaaaaataaatgttatTGGGATGGGATATTTGGTCGTGACCAGTTCTATCCCTGTGCGATAAAGGACCTACAACTCCTAAATCAGTGACTTGAATTAATATTCGTTCATCCCTAAACACCTTGAGCAACATTCACATTATCATGTGCTCAACCATATGTTATAGGAACGCCCTTCCAAAAGAAGTCACAGTGCTCAACCAGATGTTGCAATAAACTTCTAATAACAGTAGGGACAGTGTATGTCAATGAATTACAGACCTTGTTGCAGTGGTACCTGCAATTTTAAGAATAGAAACCATGCCAGAGTTACAAGTGAAAGGAAGATAAACAAATCTCCCTCCCCACTAAGGGAGAGAGGAAGACATGCAAACAACTCTACCCTACCAGTATCCCTTCTGACACCAAACTGGTTTCCTGCTTCGTATTACTTTTATATCTACCACTACGTGCTCTAGACAAAGTGGTGACAATCGCCAGATCAAGAATGATACATTTACAGTTTACCTTTAATAGCGGAACTGGGGGTTTATCTTCACCAGGTTGGGGATGCCACTCGAGAAGCACTTGCTTTTTGTCAATAGCTTCACGAATATATGGGTACATATTCATTGCAGTCCTTGAATGGAAATCTCCACCAGCTCTAAAGGCATCCAGCATGCTCTTACAACTAGCAAGATGTGCAAGAATCCTAAGTTCCAGCTGTAATATGAGTACACAATTCAATCAACAGATGGAATACAACACAACCAGTCTAGGTAGTTGTGGTAATATAAACCCTTACTTGCCCGTAATCTGCAACAATAAGTGAATTCCCAGGTGCAGCTATGAATGCCTGCCGGATCTTATACCGGTCCTTCTCTAGGGCAGGCTGATTCTGATTTACAGAAAGCAAGAacattacatttttaatatctaataaattttaatatgaacttACTAGATTTCTTCCTCATTCATCTTGACTACacaaaaaaattagatgtcaAAGAATACTGACCAAAAACCAGTAACTTGCAATCCAACCCCATGCCAAGGTTTGTGACATATTAGAAACTTGGTGCATCAAAAGAATAAtttgagaagaaaacatcatgtGGTTGAAAATTGTAATAGTTTTCAGTAGAGATCTAGCTCTGTTATTTGTATATTAATTGTAAGATtagtgaaaaaatataaaagaaccTGCAAATTTGGTCTCCTAGCTGATAAGCGCCCAGTTTCTGTATTGATATTCAATGAACAATGAATACGCCCATTCTTGCCTGATATATTACTTCCCTGCGGAAGAAAGAAACTAACAGCTTAAAAACTGAAGCAAGAGGAAATAAATGTTAATTTTAAAACAGCCACCGTGTTCACAGATAAATTTTAGGGCTTTATCCTTGTCCCATCCCACAAGTAAACTTTTATGAGGAGGGAAATTTCTCACACACCAATTTCACATGTTCACATGCAAGTACCATAATTCATCATATAAACCTAGAAAGCAAACTGCATAAAAACGAAGGGGAAAGATGAAGAATCGAACAGCATCCACGCTTCAATGGCAAACTCATACTTGTAAAGGTTTATGTGAACGACATCCCTGCAACTAGCTGACTACACTTAATAAAAAGGCATGCACAAACTCATACTTGTGAACATTTTAGTTGTTGAATCTAATGAGTATACAAAGAGGCAATTCTGATCTCAATACCTTATAATATTTAACATTACGTTAATCGT
This window harbors:
- the LOC122289535 gene encoding microtubule-associated protein TORTIFOLIA1 isoform X2, with the translated sequence MSSQEPKSSSKPIKSSISQSSRSSSISSHMAMVELKQKILTSLSKLSDRDTHQIAMEDLQSTILSLSPDALPMLLNSLYDTISSDPKPAARKDSLSLLALTCATHPVPASPHLTKIIAHVVKRLKDNDSGVRDACRDAIGSLSALYINNSTGNGNDSVVGLFVRPFFEAMAEQNKGVQSGAAMCMAKMVECASEPPPIPAFQKLCPRICRLLNNPNFLAKASLLPVIASLSQVGAIAPQSLEHLLQSIHECLWSTDWATRKAAADALSALALHSSDLVLDKAASTLTVLESCHFDKIKPVRESMAEALQLWKKISGKGDGSPDDKTPSSDSVSNDKGGSIAEKAAVILRKKAPALSDKELNLEFFQKLETRGSDAFPVEVVVPRRYLNSTNSNNSEESEPNDTKSRGRSSHTGNTQSGDFNGSFNNKYRNIDTGTASVCSKQHNHEDIARNKRPEESANGKDSKMRAFDGDDRIDVNQRESSGNRIGFPKTDGQSEGSFINNKGNWLAIQRQLLQLERQQAHLMNMLQDFMGGSHDSMVTLENRVRGLERVVEDMAQDLSISSGRRGGNLAMGFEGSSNRSLGKYIGFPEYSSAKFGRGGDGRIPFGERLSQFDGTALGMRGRGPPWRSDMSDAWDFPTSGTSRNGQIGSRRALGGSSMDCRSPKLEHENDQCGSGRAWDKGAGPVRLGEGPSARSVWQASKDEATLEAIRVAGEDSGTSQTARVAIPELTAEALGDNNIAHHRDPVWTSWSNAMDALQVGDIDSAYTEVLSTGDDHLLVKLMDRSGPALDQLSNEVASEILHAIGQFVQAQNLFDFCLSWIQQLAEIVLENGPHVFSIPMEVKKELLLNLYEASTTMDPPEDWEGAMPEQLLLQLASTWGIDLQQHEK
- the LOC122289535 gene encoding microtubule-associated protein TORTIFOLIA1 isoform X1, whose product is MSSQEPKSSSKPIKSSISQSSRSSSISSHMAMVELKQKILTSLSKLSDRDTHQIAMEDLQSTILSLSPDALPMLLNSLYDTISSDPKPAARKDSLSLLALTCATHPVPASPHLTKIIAHVVKRLKDNDSGVRDACRDAIGSLSALYINNSTGNGNDSVVGLFVRPFFEAMAEQNKGVQSGAAMCMAKMVECASEPPPIPAFQKLCPRICRLLNNPNFLAKASLLPVIASLSQVGAIAPQSLEHLLQSIHECLWSTDWATRKAAADALSALALHSSDLVLDKAASTLTVLESCHFDKIKPVRESMAEALQLWKKISGKGDGSPDDKTPSSDDENPELSNFSEKNNLKNPNPRERGSEQPAKNSSNGSSSYPDSVSNDKGGSIAEKAAVILRKKAPALSDKELNLEFFQKLETRGSDAFPVEVVVPRRYLNSTNSNNSEESEPNDTKSRGRSSHTGNTQSGDFNGSFNNKYRNIDTGTASVCSKQHNHEDIARNKRPEESANGKDSKMRAFDGDDRIDVNQRESSGNRIGFPKTDGQSEGSFINNKGNWLAIQRQLLQLERQQAHLMNMLQDFMGGSHDSMVTLENRVRGLERVVEDMAQDLSISSGRRGGNLAMGFEGSSNRSLGKYIGFPEYSSAKFGRGGDGRIPFGERLSQFDGTALGMRGRGPPWRSDMSDAWDFPTSGTSRNGQIGSRRALGGSSMDCRSPKLEHENDQCGSGRAWDKGAGPVRLGEGPSARSVWQASKDEATLEAIRVAGEDSGTSQTARVAIPELTAEALGDNNIAHHRDPVWTSWSNAMDALQVGDIDSAYTEVLSTGDDHLLVKLMDRSGPALDQLSNEVASEILHAIGQFVQAQNLFDFCLSWIQQLAEIVLENGPHVFSIPMEVKKELLLNLYEASTTMDPPEDWEGAMPEQLLLQLASTWGIDLQQHEK
- the LOC122289535 gene encoding microtubule-associated protein TORTIFOLIA1 isoform X3; protein product: MSSQEPKSSSKPIKSSISQSSRSSSISSHMAMVELKQKILTSLSKLSDRDTHQIAMEDLQSTILSLSPDALPMLLNSLYDTISSDPKPAARKDSLSLLALTCATHPVPASPHLTKIIAHVVKRLKDNDSGVRDACRDAIGSLSALYINNSTGNGNDSVVGLFVRPFFEAMAEQNKGVQSGAAMCMAKMVECASEPPPIPAFQKLCPRICRLLNNPNFLAKASLLPVIASLSQVGAIAPQSLEHLLQSIHECLWSTDWATRKAAADALSALALHSSDLVLDKAASTLTVLESCHFDKIKPVRESMAEALQLWKKISGKGDGSPDDKTPSSEKAAVILRKKAPALSDKELNLEFFQKLETRGSDAFPVEVVVPRRYLNSTNSNNSEESEPNDTKSRGRSSHTGNTQSGDFNGSFNNKYRNIDTGTASVCSKQHNHEDIARNKRPEESANGKDSKMRAFDGDDRIDVNQRESSGNRIGFPKTDGQSEGSFINNKGNWLAIQRQLLQLERQQAHLMNMLQDFMGGSHDSMVTLENRVRGLERVVEDMAQDLSISSGRRGGNLAMGFEGSSNRSLGKYIGFPEYSSAKFGRGGDGRIPFGERLSQFDGTALGMRGRGPPWRSDMSDAWDFPTSGTSRNGQIGSRRALGGSSMDCRSPKLEHENDQCGSGRAWDKGAGPVRLGEGPSARSVWQASKDEATLEAIRVAGEDSGTSQTARVAIPELTAEALGDNNIAHHRDPVWTSWSNAMDALQVGDIDSAYTEVLSTGDDHLLVKLMDRSGPALDQLSNEVASEILHAIGQFVQAQNLFDFCLSWIQQLAEIVLENGPHVFSIPMEVKKELLLNLYEASTTMDPPEDWEGAMPEQLLLQLASTWGIDLQQHEK